A region from the Lolium perenne isolate Kyuss_39 chromosome 4, Kyuss_2.0, whole genome shotgun sequence genome encodes:
- the LOC127293057 gene encoding uncharacterized protein encodes MPSAVVVRRARSRSSPGRFDSTRRTRPRLDEAAPRTDKEADTSSALPDDMLLEVFNRLPPPTGILRCAAVSRRWRRVASRAGAAALPAPPRHFGFFRNHGPSALPPFVPTAGVALDLRFLPVAPTCGAILVDTRGRRLLLRELGAGSATSLKLLVCDPLHKTFARLPPLPSVGHKVSCCTLIPGEGPHFRVVVVLFGVTAPNFYVLIYSSSSSAWEAATGALKRLLVPHQGPSVVVGDTVYRLQCDDKYIMAVNTTKMTLAALPLPNAGMLLYTGNNWIAQSDDGRLCFFVIREPLILAKWVMDAPGKWTPQEPVALRPLMTPAAVGDLHGMKLSAKIADQLHGCKLVSFAAFCQGTGTLFFIMADTVVSLDLNTLKMERLWLNDDEYRPLGDVFPFQMVAWPPVLKDFVKAPAISD; translated from the coding sequence ATGCCTTCCGCCGTGGTCGTCCGGCGCGCGCGCTCCCGCTCCTCGCCGGGACGCTTCGACTCAACGCGCCGCACGCGTCCGCGGCTGGATGAGGCTGCGCCGCGCACCGACAAGGAAGCGGACACATCGTCCGCCCTCCCCGACGACATGCTGCTCGAGGTCTTCAACCGCCTGCCGCCGCCTACAGGCATCCTCCGCTGCGCGGCGGTGAGCCGGCGCTGGCGGCGCGTGGCCTCCCGCGCGGGCGCCGCCGCCCTCCCGGCCCCGCCGCGCCACTTCGGCTTCTTCCGCAACCACGGCCCGTCCGCGCTGCCCCCATTCGTCCCCACGGCCGGCGTCGCcctcgacctccgcttcctcccgGTCGCCCCCACCTGCGGCGCCATCCTCGTCGACACccgcggccgccgcctcctcctgcgcGAGCTCGGCGCCGGGTCCGCCACCAGCCTCAAGCTCCTCGTCTGCGACCCGCTCCACAAAACCTTCGCGCGCCTGCCGCCGCTGCCCTCCGTCGGCCACAAGGTGTCCTGCTGCACCCTCATCCCAGGCGAAGGCCCCCACTTCCGCGTCGTCGTCGTGCTCTTCGGCGTCACCGCGCCCAACTTCTACGTCCTCATctactcctcgtcctcctccgcctgggAGGCCGCCACGGGCGCGCTCAAGCGGCTCCTCGTCCCGCACCAAGGCCCGTCCGTCGTGGTCGGCGACACCGTCTACCGCCTGCAGTGCGACGACAAGTACATCATGGCCGTCAACACCACCAAGATGACGCTCGCCGCGCTGCCGCTGCCCAACGCCGGGATGCTCCTCTACACCGGCAACAACTGGATCGCCCAGTCGGACGACGGGCGACTCTGCTTCTTCGTCATCCGGGAGCCGCTCATTCTGGCGAAATGGGTGATGGACGCGCCGGGCAAGTGGACGCCGCAGGAGCCGGTGGCGCTGCGGCCGCTGATGACCCCGGCCGCGGTCGGGGACCTCCACGGCATGAAGCTCTCGGCCAAGATCGCCGACCAGCTTCACGGCTGCAAGCTTGTCAGCTTCGCCGCGTTCTGCCAGGGCACCGGTACTCTCTTCTTCATCATGGCTGACACGGTGGTCTCGCTTGACCTCAACACGCTGAAGATGGAGAGGCTGTGGCTCAACGACGATGAGTACCGGCCCCTTGGCGATGTGTTCCCGTTCCAGATGGTGGCCTGGCCGCCGGTGCTCAAGGATTTCGTCAAGGCTCCGGCGATAAGCGATTAA